Part of the Salinimonas lutimaris genome, GATCAGAGCAAAGGAAAAGTGGTTCCGCATAACCTGCCGGTGACACAGGCAGAAATAGATGCCGATAAAGTGCTGCGCCCGGTCGGTAAGGCGATGAAGCCCTCGGATGAAGAAATTGCGGTAAATGTGCGTTCCCGCAGCTCGGTATTACGGGTGGCCGAAAAGTTATGACCTCCCCCCGGCAGGGCTCCTTGTTTAGCTTATTTAGCTTATTTAACTGGGAGTTCTTACTCACATTAGTGCATGATTTAACCCGCAACCTATTGCGGGTTTTGTTGTATTTAGCGGTCGTTGTCTCAGCCTTTTGTGTGATTCTGGCCAGCCATCATAACCGGCAGGAAAATATTGCTCTGGAAGATCTGATGCAAGAGCGCGATGAACTGGATGTGGAATGGCGCAATCTGGTACTGGAGCAGCGTGCGCTGACCGAACACAACCGCATTGAAGCGATGGTTGAAAAGCAACTGGACATGCATCGCCCCAGTGCAGACAAAGAAGTCGTGGTGCGAATCAAATGAAAATAGGCTCGCTAAAATCAACCAAAAAAGCCCGCGGGGCCAGACAAAATGTACGACCCAGTCTGATGCAGTGGCGTTTTATTGTAGTGATTGTCACGGTAGTGCTGGTGTTTGGTGCCATTGCCGCCCGGGCCGCTTACATACAGGTCATTGCCCCGGATAACCTGATAGAACAGGGTGACAGCCGTACCCTGCGTACCCGTAACATGCCAAGCTATCGGGGTATCATTGCTGATCGTAACGGCGTGGAAATGGCTGTCAGTGTACCGGTTCAGGCGATTTATGCCGATCCTAAAATTGTCCATCAGAAAAACGGGCTGGATAAAACCCGTCGCTGGGAAGCGCTGGCCGATGTGCTGGGCCGTGATGTGAATGAACTGAAAGCCAAAGTGCAAAATCCCAAGCGCCGCTTTGTTTACCTGCAGCGCCAGGTATCTCCGGCGATGGCCGAATATGTGTCTGAACTGGGTATTCCGGGCATTTACCTGCGTCGGGAAAGCCGCCGTTATTATCCTAACGGCGAGGTGACCGCTCAGCTTATCGGTATCACGAATGTGGATGACACTGGTATTGAGGGCATTGAAAAGCTTTATGATGACTGGTTGACCGGGACGGCGGGCTCCAAAATTATCCGGCGCGATGCCAAAGGCCGTCAGGTGGAAATTCTGGAGTCTACCGACGGTGAAAAAGCCGGAAACCTGACGCTGACCATTGATCAGCGCATTCAGGCACTGGCATACCGTGAAATCAAAGAAGCCATGCTGTATTACCAGGCCACGTCGGCCTCTGCGATAGTGGTTGATATTCATACCGGTGATATTCTGGCGATGGTGAATGCGCCCTCTTTTAACCCTAATGATCGGGGCGATGCGACGCCGCGGCGAATGCGTAACCGGGTACTGACCGATGCCTTTGAGCCAGGCTCATCCATGAAGCCGCTGGCAGTGCTGTCGGCACTGGAGTTCGGCTCGGTTAAACCGACTGACACGGTCGATACCTACCCGGGCTGGATGCGACTTGGGGGGAGTCTGGTTAAAGATCACCGCAACTTAGGCGAGCTTACTCTGGAAGAAATAATCCAGCACTCCAGTAATATGGGGACGTCCAAACTGGCGCTGGGTGTGCCTAAACAGTTTTTGCTCGACAACTATTACAACATGGGCCTGATGACGGACACCGGCACCAATATGCCCGGTGAAAGTGACGGCATCTTTCATGATCGCAGTCGCTGGTCCAAGTTTGAACTGGCCACACTGTCGTTTGGTTACGGAATTTCTGTGACCACCGCGCAACTTGCCCGTATGTACGCCACCATTGCTAATGGCGGTATCAAACATCCGCTCAATCTGGTGAAAAGTCCCAAATCTAAAGGCTGGAAACCACAAGCCGAGCGCGTGGTAGGGGAAGACAATGCCCGGGCGGTGATGAACATGCTTGAAAGTGTGGTGCAGCGTGGCGGTACGGCTACCAAAGCAGCGATACCTGGCTATCGGGTAGGCGGCAAAACCGGCACCAGTCGTAAAGCGGTGGCCGGTGGCTACGGTGAAGAATATGTGAATATCTTTGCCGGTATTGCGCCGCTAAGTGACCCGCAACTGGTTACAGTGGTATTAATTAATGAACCAGGTGGCGATTTATATCATGCCGGTGATACAGCCGCGCCCACATTCTCAGCCATAATGGGTGGTGCTCTGCAGCTTCTTAATATTCCGCCGGACGACAAACAGGTCACCTCCACTAACTGGCTTACAGGAGGACAGCATGGCGGCTAACATGTTTACTCAGAGTATACGCCCGCTGTTGGCAAAATTTGGTATTGAAGCACCGGATATCCGCATTGATGGTCTGACTCTGGACTCGCGGGCGGTGACACCCAGCCAGGCCTTTGTGGCTGTACCGGGACACAGCCTTGATGGACGCGAATTTATTCCGCAGGCTATCAGTCTGGGCGCCAGAGTCATTATGACGCAATCTGACGACAGTGAAGCCCACGGCGCGATGGAAATGCGTGGTGGTACGGTGATTGTTCATCTGTATGATTTGTCAGCCATGCTGTCTTCGCTGGCTGCGGCATTCTATGATTATCCGGCGACCAAAATGGCCTCGGTGGCTGTCACAGGAACTAACGGAAAAACCTCGGTAGTTCAGTTAATTAGCCAGATGAAAACCCTGCTGGGTGTGCGCAGTGCCTCAGTTGGAACACTGGGTAGCTCGATTTATGAGGGTGAGGCCACCCGCTGGAAAACTGATCAGGCGCCTAACACCACGCCAGACCCTATTACCATGCAGGCATTATTGGCAGACTTTGTGCTTCAAAAGGCCCGTCATGTGGCATTCGAGGCTTCTTCCCATGCCATTGTGCAGGGGCGGCTTCGCCTGGTTAAAACTGACATAGCGGTATTCACCAATCTTACCCGTGATCATCTTGATTACCATCAGACGATGGCCAACTACGCAGCAGCCAAACGAGCGCTGTTGCAGCAGCCCGGGTTACACACAGCCGTTTTGAATATTGATGATCGGGAAAGTCGTCACTGGCTTGAAGCGATGCCTGACCAGACCAGCGTTGTGCTGACAGGCATCGAAAGCGACCTCAGTGCATTGCCAGAACATCGCCATTGTTTAGCCACAAATGTGCAATACCATCCAGATGGGGTGCAGTTTCGTCTGCAGACCAGCTGGGGCACCACCGTGGTCAATATTGCGCTGCTGGGCACCTTTAACGTCAGCAATGTACTTAGTGCCATTGCGGTAGCGCTGGTGGAAGGAGAGCGGTTTGATGATGTGGTCAGAATTCTGCCCATACTCAAACCGGTCAGCGGCCGGATGGAAGTATTTTCGTTTACCGGCCATGCCAATGTGGTAGTGGATTACGCCCATACGCCAGATGCGCTGGTGCAGGTTCTGGCCAGCGCCAGACAGCATACTGATGGTCAAATCTGGTGTGTGTTTGGCTGCGGCGGAGACAGAGACAAAGGCAAGCGTCCGCTCATGGGAGAAGCCGCAGAGCAGGGCGCAGACCATATTGTAATCACCACAGACAACAGCCGTTCTGAAGCGCCTGAGGCTATTGCCGGGGATATTAAAGCTGGGTTGGTTAAGCCTGAACAGGCGCACTTTGAAGCTGATCGGCAACAGGCCATTGAATATAGTCTGGCTAAGGCGGCAGTCGGCGACCTGATTATTGTGGCTGGCAAAGGTCACGAGGATTATCAGATTATTGGTGACACCAGAACAAATTATAACGAGCGTGCGGTAATCGCACGTCTGCAAAAGGAATACAGCAAATGATAACAACAACGCTGTCATGGATTGCACAACAACTTGGCGGCATGCTCAAAGGGGATGACTTGACGGTAAAGGGTGTTAGCACCGATACCCGCTCCCTGCAGGCCGGCGATGTGTTTGTTGCACTTACCGGGCCGAATTTTGACGGCCATCAGTTTATTGAGCAGGCCACTAGTGCCGGTGCCAGCGCCATTATTGCCAGCGCGCCGGTCAGCAGCGAACTTCCGGTGATTTCGGTGGCCGATACCCGTGAGGCGCTTGGCGCGCTGGGCGCGGCGGTAAAAGCGCAGGTACAGCCTAAAACCGTGGCCATTACCGGCAGTAGCGGCAAAACCACTGTGAAAGAAATGACCGCCGCTATTTTGTCCCGCCGGGGCAAGGTACTGGCTACTGCGGGTAATTTTAATAACGATATTGGTGTGCCGCTGACCCTGCTGCGCCTTGAAGAGCAGCATGATTTTGCGGTCATGGAGCTGGGTGCTAATCATCTGGGCGAGATTGCCTATACCACCAGTCTGGTTAAACCTGACGTGGCAACCATCGTCAATGCTGCTGCCTCTCACCTGGAAGGTTTCGGGAGTTTGTTTGGCGTGGCCCGGGCCAAAAGCGAAATCTTTAAAGGCTTGTCAGACGATGGCGTGGCGATTGTGAACAGCGACAGCCAGTTTACTGAATTCTGGCTGGGCAAACTAAAACATACCCGGGTAAAAACCTTTTCACCGGCGCAGGCTAATCCGGCTGATTTTGCCGCTGAGGATATTACGGTAGGCCTGAATGGGTGCGCTGAATTTCAGATGGTGACACCCCATGGCAAAACCGGTATTCAACTGGCTGTGCCGGGTCTGCACAATGTGGGGAATGCACTGGTAGCGGCTGCCCTGGCCCTTGAAGTCGGCGCTACGCTAAGCGACGTGGCCGAAGGTTTACGCAGCATGCAGCAGGTAAAAGGCCGGCTGAATGTGAAAGTGCTCAGCCCGCAGGTTAAGGTGCTGGACGATACCTACAATGCCAACGTGGCTTCTGTTAATGCGGCTATCGATACACTGGCTACGTTCAGTGGCCGGCGCATTCTGGTACTTGGCGACATGGCTGAGCTGGGCGAAAAAGCCCGCTATTATCATGAACAGGTTGGCCAGTACGCCCAGCGTCATGGCATTGATAATCTGTTTACGCTGGGTGTGCTTAGCCAGAGTGCCAGTGAGTTTTACGGCGCCCATGGGTTTCACTTCGACAATGTTGAGGGGCTGGTAGACGCGCTGCAGGCAGAGTTAAGCAGCGAACATCGTGATATTTCGATCCTGGTAAAAGGGTCGCGTAGTTCAAAAATGGAAAGAGTAGTAGAGGCAATCGAGGCATCCCCTCTGGGAAAGCTTGATCGCCGTCGGGAGCGTGTTGCATGTTAATTTGGCTGGCTGAGTGGTTGACCCAGTTCGAAACAGGATTCAATGTATTCTCGTATCTGACGATGCGGGCGATTCTGAGCACCCTGACGGCGTTACTCATCGCTATTATTATTGGCCCCAAAATGATTCGTGCGCTGCAGCGCATGCAAATAGGGCAGACTGTGCGTGACGATGGCCCGCAAAGCCATTTGTCAAAATCCGGTACCCCGACGATGGGCGGATTGCTGATACTGGCCGCGATTGTCACCAGTGTGGTGTTGTGGGCAGATTTAACTAACCGCTATGTGCTGGTAACCCTGTCTGTGGTCATCGGCTACGGCATCATCGGGTTTGTGGATGATTACCGCAAGGTGATTCGCAAAGACTCGAAAGGACTGATCGCCCGCTGGAAGTATTTCTGGCAGTCGGTGATTGCCATTGGTATTGCATTTTTTCTGTATTCCACCGCTGCTACTGAAGCAGAAACATCATTACTGGTCCCGTTCTTCAAGGAAGTGTTCCCGCAGCTGGGGATCTTCTACATGATGGTGGTGTACTTTGCCATTGTGGGGACCAGTAACGCGGTTAACCTGACCGATGGCCTGGATGGTCTGGCGATTGTGCCGACGATTCTGGTCGCCGGCGCACTGGCGATCTTTGCATATGTGACCGGTAACGTGAAGTTTGCCGATTATCTGAATATTCCCTTTATACCCATGGCCGGCGAGCTGGTGATTGTGTGTACCGCTATTGTGGGAGCCGGGTTAGGCTTTTTGTGGTTTAACACCTATCCGGCACAGGTTTTCATGGGCGATGTGGGGTCGCTGGCGCTGGGTGGTACCTTAGGGGTGCTGGCGGTACTGGTGCGCCAGGAAATTGTACTGATCATTATGGGCGGTGTGTTTGTGGCCGAAACCCTGTCAGTCATTTTGCAAGTCGGTTCCTACAAGCTTCGCGGCCAGCGCATCTTTCGCATGGCGCCGATTCACCACCACTATGAGCTGAAAGGCTGGCCGGAACCCCGGGTGATTGTTCGCTTCTGGATTATCTCCCTGATTCTGGTGCTGGTGGGTCTGGCGACGTTGAAGCTAAGGTAATCTGATGATGTCCCTACAACTTGCAGGACAAAGGATTGTGGTGGCCGGGCTGGGTATCAGCGGGCAGGCGAGTATCCGCTTTTTACTCTCTCAGCAGGCGCAGTTAAAGGTATGGGATACCCGTGCTGATGCACCAGTGCCTGACGATATCACCTGTCCGGTGGTGCGTGGTGCACTGCCGCAGGGGTATTGGGATGATGTGACCACACTGGTGGTCAGTCCCGGCATTGATTTACAGCATGAAGGCGTGCAGCAGGCGATGACCTCAGAGGTTGAGGTTATCGGTGAAATTGAGCTGTTTGCCCGTATCAACACCCGCCCGTGTCTGGGCATTACCGGCTCTAATGGTAAAACCACGGTAACCCTGCTGCTGACCCACATACTCAATAGTTGCGGCATTCGCGCTGTGGCGGCAGGTAACGTAGGTAAACCGGCGCTAAGCACGCTTGACGATGATGTTGACATGGTGGTGCTGGAGCTATCCAGCTTTCAGCTTGAAACCACCTCATCATTGGCGCTGGAGGGCGCAACGCTGCTTAATCTTAGCGATGATCATCTGGATCGCCACAAAACCATGGCCGCGTACAGTGATGCCAAACAACGTATTTTCAACCATGCGACTCAGGCATTATGCTGGCGTGAACAGCAGCTGACCTATCCACTGTCATTATCTGTACAGGTGCATGAGTTTGGCCTGGCTGACACCGCCGACGACTTTGGTTTTTGCAATAATATGATCACCTGGCAGGGTAAACCCCTGCTGGATATCAGCACCGTACAGCTGGTCGGTACGCACAATATTCTTAATATTCAGGCTGCAATAGGCCTGGCGATGTGTGCCGGTGTAGAGGCCAGCGCCGCTGCTGCGGCAGTGGCAACCTTTGCTCCGGTGGCGCATCGGTGCGTAACCCTGCCAACCAGCGACAAAATTCGCTGGATTGATGATTCAAAAGCAACCAATGCCGGTGCGACGATTGCTGCGCTGACCGGACTTGGGGCCGGAAAAACCGGCCGCCTGATTCTGATTGCCGGCGGGGATGGTAAAGGAGCCGATTTTGCTGTGCTGACCCCCTATTTGCACCAGTATGTGGATGAGCTTATCACTTTGGGCAAAGATGGCCCTGCACTGGCCGCACTGAAAAGCGGCGCGTATCAGGTGGCCAACATGCCTGAAGCGGTCGAACAGGCCCGGGCGCTGGCCAGTCCCGGCGATATTGTGTTGATGTCACCGGCCTGCGCCAGCCTGGATATGTTTAAAAATTATGTGCACCGGGCCGAAGTCTTCGCCCAGGCTGTGGCCGGAGGCGCCGAATGATGGGAGCGGCAACCGAAAAACTGGCCGGACTGTTCAGTGCTCGCCATGATAACAGCAATGGCCTGCGTAAACCCTTTGATGTGCCTCTGTTACTGGTCACCCTGACGCTGATGACGATAGGCCTTATCGTTGTGACCTCGGCTTCTATGCCGGTGGCAGAGCGTGAGTATACCAGTCCGTTCTACTTCTCTATCCGACACGGTATTTATCTGCTGGTGGCCATCGGTACTGCCGCAGTGGTGATTAATATTCCAATGAGTTTCTGGCGGCTGGTTAACCCCTGGCTGCTACTGGCAGCTATCGGCCTGCTGGTTGCGGTGTTGCTGGTTGGGCGCAGTATCAATGGCAGTACCCGCTGGATTGTACTGGGGCCTTTTACCCTTCAGCCTGCGGAGCTGGCCAAGTTATTTTTCTTTACCTATCTGGCCGGGTATCTGGTGCGCCGCTACGAAGAGCTGACCGAGAATCTCAAAGGATTTATCAAACCTCTGGTAGTGATGTTTGTGCTGGCCCTGCTGTTACTGTTTCAGCCCGACTTTGGCACCATGGTGGTGATGCTGACAACGACCATGGGGTTGTTGTTTCTGGCCGGGGCCCGGCTCTGGCAATTTTTCGGCGTTGTATTTGTTGGCCTGGTAGCCATTGTGATGCTGATTGTGTTTGAAGAATATCGGATGCGGCGAGTGACGTCCTTTTTAGACCCCTGGGCCGATCCCTTTGGTAGTGGCTATCAGCTGACTCAGTCTTTAATGGCTTATGGTCGCGGCAGCTGGTTTGGGCAGGGGCTGGGAAACAGCTATCAGAAACTGGAATTTCTGACTCAGGCACATTCTGATTTCATTATGGCCATTCTGGCAGAAGAGTTGGGGTTTGTTGGCGTGTTGTTCGTACTTGGGCTGATTCTGTTTCTGGTCACCCGGGCAATGCGTATCGGTCATCATGCCATTCAGCATGAACGTCCGTTTGAAGGGTATCTGGCCTACGCGATTGGCATCTGGCTGAGTTTTCAGACCGCGGTTAACGTGGGCGCCAGTGTTGGTATTTTGCCTACCAAAGGCCTGACCCTGCCGTTTATCAGTTATGGCGGTACCAGCCTGATTGTGATGTCAGTGGCGGTGGCCATGCTGTTGCGGATTGATTATGAGGCGCGCCAGGCAGACAGCCAGGTACGGCCAGCCCGGGAAAAGCCTAAAAAACTGAATAAACCTAAAGCCGACAATGGCAAACAACAGGCTAAAGCGCTGGTGGATGAACTGGCCCGGGAGAGCGCCAGTGAGTAAACGATGCCTGATTATGGCGGGCGGTACCGGCGGTCATGTTTTTCCGGCGCTGGCAGTAGCCACCGAGCTACGTGAACAGGGCTGGGATGTCCAGTGGCTGGGTACCGCCGAGCGGATGGAAGCGCAGCTGGTGCCAAAGCATGATTTTCCAATTCATTTTTTACCGGTGAAGGGCTTGCGGGGTAAAGGGCTCAGTGCCCGTGTTCAGGGCGTACTTGCACTGGCCAAAAGTCTGATTGCGGCGCGCCGGCTCATCAAAAAACTCAAGCCAGATCTGGTCGTAGGATTTGGTGGGTATGCCAGTGGTCCTGGCGGCGCCGCGGCCTGGAGTGCGGGTGTACCGGTTGTTATCCACGAGCAAAATGCCGCTATTGGCATGACCAACAAGCTGCTGGGCAAGCTGGCCAGTAAAATTCTGCTGGGCTTCGCTGAGGCCGCAGAGCAGTTTGGCGCTGCCAGAACACGGTGTATCACTGTGGGTAATCCGGTTCGCCCTGAGATTTGCGCACTGCCTCAAAAAGTCAGTGCTCACACACCGCTACGGCTACTGGTAGTCGGAGGAAGTCTGGGCTCTGTACCGTTAAACACGCTAGTGCCTGAGGCTGTTGCCAGTCAGTCGCAACTGGAAATCTGGCATCAAAGCGGACGCGGTAATCAGGCTGCGCTGGAGCAGGCGTATGACAACGCCCGGTGTCAGTGGCGGGTGACTGAGTTTATTGACGATATGGCAGCAGCATACCACTGGGCAGATGTGATAATCTGCCGGGCTGGGGCATTAACCGTGGCAGAGGTGGCAGCAGCCGGATTGACCGCTGTATTTGTGCCGCTGCCCCATGCGGTGGATGATCACCAGACAAAAAATGCTGCTGCGCTGGTTAAGGCTGGGGCAGCGACGCTGATACCCCAGACACAGCTGGCGGAACAGCTTCCAGGGGTTATTGCAACGTGGACAAAGTACCCGCAACAGTGTGTGGAAATGGGCGCTAAAGCCCGCGCACTGGCAATAACTGATGCAACAAACAATGTAGTAAAACAGTGCAGGACACTGCTAGGAGATACGGCCTGATGGTTTTAGAAACGCCGTTTCAAAGCCCCCAGATGCGCAAGGTTAACCGCATCTTTTTTATCGGTATTGGTGGCGCCGGCATGGGCGGTATTGCCGAGGTATTATTAAATGAAGGTTATCAGGTAGCCGGCTCAGATCAGCAGCCCGGCGCGATGACCGAACGGCTGACGGAGCTGGGCGCGCAGGTCAGTATTGGCCATGCTGCCGACAATGTTCAGCACGCCGATGTGGTGGTGGTATCCAGTGCCATTAACGAAAAAAATCCCGAGGTGCAGTACGCCCGGGCGCAGCGTATTCCCATCATTCGCCGGGCAGAAATGCTGGCTGAACTGATGCGCTTTCGACATGGCATCGCGGTGGCTGGTACGCATGGTAAAACCACCACAACCAGCCTGATTGCCACCATTTTTGCAGAAGCTGAGCGCGATCCCACGTTTGTTATCGGTGGCCTGCTCAACAGCGCTGGTACCAACGCAAGGCTGGGGCGCAGCCGGTATTTAATTGCTGAAGCCGATGAAAGTGATGCATCGTTTTTGCACCTGCAACCTATGGTGGCAGTGGTGACCAATATCGAAGCGGATCATATGGACACTTACGAGGGTGACTTCAACCGCATGAAGGACACCTATGTGGACTTTTTGCACAACCTTCCATTTTATGGCCAGGCGATATTGTGTGGTGATGATCACAATATTCAGTCTATACGTGATCGAATCGGCCGCAATATTATTACCTATGGGTTTGAAAACCATAACGATATTACCGCCACTGATGTGCAACTGGCGTTTGGCCAGGCACAATTTACTGTCCACCGTAAAGGCTGTGATGATCTGCAGGTTACCCTCAACCTGAGCGGGCGGCACAATGTGCTTAACGCGCTGGCTGCGATTGCCGTGGCCACTGACGAGGGCGTGGAAGATGATGCCATCGTCAGAGCCCTGAAAGAATTTGGCGGAATCGGCAGACGGTTTGAACTGTTGGGTGATTTTGCGACCTCAGTAGGAGAGGTATCTTTGGTTGATGATTATGGTCATCATCCTACCGAAGTGGCTGCAACCATTGCGGCGGCGCGGGCCAACTGGCCACAACGCCGGCTGGTGATGATTTATCAGCCCCACCGGTTTTCCCGTACCCGGGATCTGTACGAAGATTTTGTGGAAGTGTTGTCACAGGTCGATGTGCTGCTGATGTTAGACGTCTATGCGGCCAGCGAACAGCCGATAGACGGTGCTGACAGTAAATCATTGTGCCGGTCGATGCGGGCTCGTGGACAGCTTGAGCCGATTTATGTAGGTGATAAAGAAAATTTACCCGGAATTCTGGCAAACCTTATGCAGGAAAATGACCTGGTTATGACTCAGGGCGCAGGTAACATCGGCCAGATTGCAAAATATCTGGCAGCTGCAAAAATGGAACCGAAAAATATTTTGGATGAGAAAAAGTAATGAGTAATACATATCAGGCAAGTGATTTTGGTCGCGTCGCAGTACTGCTTGGTGGAGACTCAGCGGAGCGGGAAGTCTCGTTACGTTCTGGTAAAGCGGTGGCCGCAGCCTTGCAAAGACAAGGCATTGATGTTATTGAATTTGACCCTGCAAAAAGGCAAATAACTGATTTAATAGAAGAAAAAGTTGATCGCGCATTAATCATGTTACACGGGCGCGGCGGCGAAGACGGCTCCATGCAGGGGGCGTTACAACAGTTGAAAATCCCTTATACCGGCAGCGGTGTACTGGGCTCAGCGCTGGCCATGGACAAGATTCACAGTAAGCAAATTTGGGAAAGCCTGGGAATGCCAACGGCGAAATACCAAATTGCTGATAAATCAGACTTTGAAGCTGGATCATGCAGCGCTATAATGAAAAGATTGGGGAATAAAGTCATGGTCAAGCCGGCTTGTGAAGGTTCAAGCATTGGCATGGCAAAAGTGACAAGCGCTAAACAACTAGAAACTGCCATTCAGGACGCCTTTAATTATGATAATCAGGTCCTGCTGGAGCAGTTCATTGACGGCCCCGAGTTTACCGTTGCTTTATTGCAGGGAAAAGCTCTTCCGTCTATCCGCATGTCTACCCCCCATACATTTTACGATTATGCAGCCAAGTATCAGGATGATACGACGCAGTATTTCTGCCCCAGCGGTTTAAGCGACGAGCAGGAAGCGCGATTGGCGGAACTGGCATCCAAGGCATTTCACGCGCTGTCCGGCAAAGGCTGGGGCAGAGTGGATGTGATGCAGGATGCATCAGGCGATTTTTATCTGCTGGAGTCCAATACCGTTCCCGGCATGACTGAAAAAAGTCTGGTGCCCAAGGCCGCCCGGGTTGCTGGTATAGATTTTGACGCATTGACCTTAGCCATACTGGCGACCAGTATGCCTGAATAAGTGACAGGAACAGATTGGACCGATGCAGGTAATGGACCGCAAACAGGCACGCTTATGGGCTGGGCTGATATTTTTGCTAAGTCTGATAGGCGCGCTGACCTATGGTGGGTTTGCGGTTAATGACTGGCTGAAAGACGAACAGCGTATGCCGGTGCAGGTGATTAACTTTTCGGGTGAGTTTTCACACGTGAATGTGGGTCGGCTGGAGCAACTGATTCGGCAATCTCAACCTGGCAGTTTTTTTGAGCTTGATGTGAATGAGGTATTCACGCTGATTGAAGCACAGCCCTGGATTTATCGGGCATCGGTGCGCAAGCAGTGGCCCAATACCTTAAAAATTTATCTGGTTGAGCAGCAGCCCGTCGCCCAGTGGAATGACGATATGCTGCTAAATCCGTACGGCGATACCTTTGAGGCCAGTGCACCTGAAATGACTTTGCCAAAACTGTTTGGCCCCGGTGGCAGTGAAAAAACTGCACTGGAGGGCTACAACGCGATGAAGTCGCTATTGGCAACCTCATCCATGGGTATTTCTGAGTTGTCATTAAGCGAGCGCTTTGCCTGGCAGGTGCAGCTTAAAAATGGCATTGAACTTAATTTAGGTCGTCAGGAATTTATTGACCGGCTGCAGCGCTTTATCGATGTTTTTCCGCTGCTGACAAAAAACGAAAAGCCGGTTAAATACGTGGATTTGCGCTATGACACAGGATTTGCTGTGGGGTGGCTCGAAGACGACAAACAAAGTTAGTAAGAGAGTAAAAATAAACATGTCGAAAGCTGCTGAACGCAATTTGATCGTCGGACTGGACATTGGTACCAGTCAGGTGAAGGCCGTGGTGGGCGAAGTGCTCAACGACGGTCAGATCAGTATTGTCGGTGTGGGAACTCATGCTTCAAAAGGTATGGACAAAGGCGGCGTTAACGACCTGAACCTGGTGGTAAAGTCAGTGGAAAATGCGGTCAGCGAAATGGAGCTGATGGCCGACTGCCGGGTATCTTCTGTGTTTATGTCTATTTCCGGGCGTCACGTTAAATGCCAGAACGAAAACGGCATGGTGCCGATTAATAATCAGGAAGTGACGCAGGAAGACGTGGATAACGTGATTCACGCTGCCCGTTCGGTACCGATTGCTGCGGAGCGACGCTTGCTGCATGTACTGCCGCAGGAGTACACCATCGACGTACAGGAAGGAATTAAAAATCCGATCGGTATGTCCGGTGTACGGATGGAAGCAGACGCGCACATTATTACCTGCGCTGATGATATGGCCAAGAATCTGACCAAATGCATCGAGCGTTGTGAGCTGACCGCAGATCAGCTGATTTTCTCGGCACTGGCGTCTAGCTATGCGGTGCTGACCGACGATGAAAAAGAGTTAGGTGTGTGTGTTGTAGATATTGGCGGCGGCACAATGGATATCGTGATTTAC contains:
- the ftsL gene encoding cell division protein FtsL, translating into MTSPRQGSLFSLFSLFNWEFLLTLVHDLTRNLLRVLLYLAVVVSAFCVILASHHNRQENIALEDLMQERDELDVEWRNLVLEQRALTEHNRIEAMVEKQLDMHRPSADKEVVVRIK
- a CDS encoding peptidoglycan D,D-transpeptidase FtsI family protein, whose amino-acid sequence is MKIGSLKSTKKARGARQNVRPSLMQWRFIVVIVTVVLVFGAIAARAAYIQVIAPDNLIEQGDSRTLRTRNMPSYRGIIADRNGVEMAVSVPVQAIYADPKIVHQKNGLDKTRRWEALADVLGRDVNELKAKVQNPKRRFVYLQRQVSPAMAEYVSELGIPGIYLRRESRRYYPNGEVTAQLIGITNVDDTGIEGIEKLYDDWLTGTAGSKIIRRDAKGRQVEILESTDGEKAGNLTLTIDQRIQALAYREIKEAMLYYQATSASAIVVDIHTGDILAMVNAPSFNPNDRGDATPRRMRNRVLTDAFEPGSSMKPLAVLSALEFGSVKPTDTVDTYPGWMRLGGSLVKDHRNLGELTLEEIIQHSSNMGTSKLALGVPKQFLLDNYYNMGLMTDTGTNMPGESDGIFHDRSRWSKFELATLSFGYGISVTTAQLARMYATIANGGIKHPLNLVKSPKSKGWKPQAERVVGEDNARAVMNMLESVVQRGGTATKAAIPGYRVGGKTGTSRKAVAGGYGEEYVNIFAGIAPLSDPQLVTVVLINEPGGDLYHAGDTAAPTFSAIMGGALQLLNIPPDDKQVTSTNWLTGGQHGG
- a CDS encoding UDP-N-acetylmuramoyl-L-alanyl-D-glutamate--2,6-diaminopimelate ligase, whose amino-acid sequence is MAANMFTQSIRPLLAKFGIEAPDIRIDGLTLDSRAVTPSQAFVAVPGHSLDGREFIPQAISLGARVIMTQSDDSEAHGAMEMRGGTVIVHLYDLSAMLSSLAAAFYDYPATKMASVAVTGTNGKTSVVQLISQMKTLLGVRSASVGTLGSSIYEGEATRWKTDQAPNTTPDPITMQALLADFVLQKARHVAFEASSHAIVQGRLRLVKTDIAVFTNLTRDHLDYHQTMANYAAAKRALLQQPGLHTAVLNIDDRESRHWLEAMPDQTSVVLTGIESDLSALPEHRHCLATNVQYHPDGVQFRLQTSWGTTVVNIALLGTFNVSNVLSAIAVALVEGERFDDVVRILPILKPVSGRMEVFSFTGHANVVVDYAHTPDALVQVLASARQHTDGQIWCVFGCGGDRDKGKRPLMGEAAEQGADHIVITTDNSRSEAPEAIAGDIKAGLVKPEQAHFEADRQQAIEYSLAKAAVGDLIIVAGKGHEDYQIIGDTRTNYNERAVIARLQKEYSK
- the mraY gene encoding phospho-N-acetylmuramoyl-pentapeptide-transferase, translating into MLIWLAEWLTQFETGFNVFSYLTMRAILSTLTALLIAIIIGPKMIRALQRMQIGQTVRDDGPQSHLSKSGTPTMGGLLILAAIVTSVVLWADLTNRYVLVTLSVVIGYGIIGFVDDYRKVIRKDSKGLIARWKYFWQSVIAIGIAFFLYSTAATEAETSLLVPFFKEVFPQLGIFYMMVVYFAIVGTSNAVNLTDGLDGLAIVPTILVAGALAIFAYVTGNVKFADYLNIPFIPMAGELVIVCTAIVGAGLGFLWFNTYPAQVFMGDVGSLALGGTLGVLAVLVRQEIVLIIMGGVFVAETLSVILQVGSYKLRGQRIFRMAPIHHHYELKGWPEPRVIVRFWIISLILVLVGLATLKLR
- a CDS encoding UDP-N-acetylmuramoyl-tripeptide--D-alanyl-D-alanine ligase; protein product: MITTTLSWIAQQLGGMLKGDDLTVKGVSTDTRSLQAGDVFVALTGPNFDGHQFIEQATSAGASAIIASAPVSSELPVISVADTREALGALGAAVKAQVQPKTVAITGSSGKTTVKEMTAAILSRRGKVLATAGNFNNDIGVPLTLLRLEEQHDFAVMELGANHLGEIAYTTSLVKPDVATIVNAAASHLEGFGSLFGVARAKSEIFKGLSDDGVAIVNSDSQFTEFWLGKLKHTRVKTFSPAQANPADFAAEDITVGLNGCAEFQMVTPHGKTGIQLAVPGLHNVGNALVAAALALEVGATLSDVAEGLRSMQQVKGRLNVKVLSPQVKVLDDTYNANVASVNAAIDTLATFSGRRILVLGDMAELGEKARYYHEQVGQYAQRHGIDNLFTLGVLSQSASEFYGAHGFHFDNVEGLVDALQAELSSEHRDISILVKGSRSSKMERVVEAIEASPLGKLDRRRERVAC